In one window of Pseudodesulfovibrio sediminis DNA:
- the rseP gene encoding RIP metalloprotease RseP, producing the protein MITSVVAIIAVLGGLIFFHELGHFTIARLLGMGVKTFSLGFGPKLAGFTSGKTEYKLSAVPLGGYVALAGEQGEEEADFPDDQLFSNRPAWQRLCVVAAGPLFNFLLAFIIYWFLVLAQGQAVILPTVGGVLPDSPAAAAGFQKDDLITTIEGNAIVSWNQMVETIRVAEGKSLAVVVDRAGEQLTLTVTPKINTFKNLFGETVTVPMVGINQGGKIRYETVDGSGAEAALMHTWGMSMVVVKGFLSIIERLIPVEKVGGPIMLAQMVSESAEKGIYDLLSMMALISVNLAIINLLPIPVLDGGHILFFVLEMVFRRPLNEKWKGRAMRLGLLMLLLLMSLAVFNDVRRLLP; encoded by the coding sequence ATGATAACAAGCGTTGTCGCCATAATAGCCGTCCTCGGCGGTCTTATCTTCTTCCATGAGTTGGGACATTTCACTATTGCCCGCCTGCTTGGCATGGGAGTGAAGACCTTTTCTCTCGGCTTCGGCCCCAAGCTGGCCGGTTTCACTTCGGGAAAAACCGAATACAAACTGTCCGCTGTGCCCCTTGGGGGGTATGTCGCCCTGGCCGGAGAGCAAGGCGAAGAGGAAGCAGACTTCCCGGACGACCAACTTTTCAGCAACCGCCCTGCATGGCAGCGTCTGTGCGTGGTGGCCGCCGGTCCACTGTTCAATTTTCTGCTTGCCTTCATCATCTATTGGTTCCTGGTACTGGCGCAGGGACAGGCAGTCATCCTGCCCACTGTCGGCGGTGTACTGCCTGACAGTCCGGCGGCGGCTGCCGGTTTTCAGAAGGACGACCTCATCACCACCATTGAAGGCAACGCCATTGTCTCCTGGAACCAGATGGTGGAAACCATCCGGGTGGCCGAGGGGAAATCCCTTGCAGTGGTCGTTGACCGTGCAGGCGAACAGCTCACGTTGACGGTGACACCCAAGATCAACACCTTCAAGAATCTCTTCGGTGAGACCGTCACCGTGCCCATGGTCGGCATCAATCAGGGAGGCAAGATCCGCTATGAAACCGTAGACGGATCAGGCGCCGAAGCCGCTCTCATGCACACCTGGGGCATGTCCATGGTCGTGGTCAAAGGCTTTCTGTCCATCATCGAACGACTCATTCCGGTGGAGAAGGTCGGTGGACCAATCATGCTCGCCCAGATGGTTAGTGAGTCAGCCGAGAAAGGCATCTACGATCTGCTCTCCATGATGGCGCTCATTTCCGTCAACCTGGCCATCATCAACCTGTTGCCTATTCCGGTACTTGATGGTGGGCACATTCTCTTTTTCGTCCTTGAAATGGTGTTCAGACGCCCCCTCAATGAAAAGTGGAAGGGACGAGCCATGCGTCTTGGTCTGCTCATGCTCCTTCTGCTCATGTCTCTGGCAGTGTTCAACGATGTCCGCCGTCTCCTGCCATAA
- a CDS encoding phosphatidate cytidylyltransferase, with the protein MDISPHKKRIATSIGLAILPALALFFQGWVLFTVLSLFSVLTLWEFYSMFRPVQSMTAFKSLGAAFTFLLLGAFTTGKVQYPAVVLLIAFWAAGFVFLVRYNKDVTASYRHAAIFLAGLIYIPLNFHFFLTMSPWGIILVILAAAASDTAAFYSGSLWGKKKIWPRVSPKKSWAGSIGGLTVCMGAVTAYGMTFGLAEVAWWKWLLLGALLNIAAQFGDFFESALKRTLDIKDSGVILPGHGGLLDRVDSLLLAAPTFGIISLFHPFFK; encoded by the coding sequence ATGGATATTTCCCCACACAAAAAAAGAATCGCCACGAGTATAGGCCTGGCGATTCTGCCAGCCCTGGCCCTGTTCTTCCAGGGATGGGTTCTGTTCACGGTTCTCTCCCTCTTCTCCGTACTGACACTCTGGGAATTCTACTCCATGTTCCGCCCGGTGCAGTCCATGACGGCTTTCAAGTCACTGGGAGCGGCCTTCACTTTCCTCCTGCTTGGTGCCTTCACCACCGGGAAGGTCCAATATCCCGCCGTGGTCCTGCTCATCGCTTTCTGGGCCGCAGGGTTCGTCTTTCTCGTCAGATACAACAAGGACGTCACCGCATCCTACCGGCACGCAGCGATCTTTCTGGCCGGCCTCATTTATATCCCGCTGAATTTTCACTTTTTTCTTACCATGAGTCCGTGGGGCATCATTCTGGTCATATTGGCCGCTGCCGCCTCGGACACAGCGGCTTTCTACTCCGGCTCGCTCTGGGGGAAAAAGAAGATCTGGCCCCGGGTCAGCCCCAAGAAATCGTGGGCCGGCTCCATCGGCGGCCTGACTGTGTGCATGGGCGCCGTTACCGCCTACGGCATGACCTTTGGTCTTGCCGAAGTCGCCTGGTGGAAGTGGCTCCTGCTCGGCGCACTCCTGAATATCGCCGCCCAATTCGGCGATTTCTTCGAATCCGCACTGAAGCGCACTCTGGATATCAAGGATTCCGGCGTCATCCTGCCCGGCCATGGCGGCCTGCTCGATCGCGTGGACAGCCTGCTCCTGGCAGCCCCGACCTTCGGTATCATCTCTCTGTTCCACCCGTTCTTCAAATAG
- the rpsB gene encoding 30S ribosomal protein S2, which yields MAYVTMKQMLETGVHFGHQTRRWNPKMRPYIFGARNGIHIMDLQQTVKMFATAHDFIVNTVAKGGKVLFIGTKRQAQESMKSEAERAGMFFVTHRWMGGTLTNFQTIKKSIDRLKHLEQMFEDGSISRYTKKEAVGMNREVKKLNLALGGIKDLNEAPRAAFVVDPKREQIAIQECRKLGIPVVAVVDSNCDPDMVDYIIPGNDDAIRAIKLFATHMADACLEGAAMQKDYAAKAEAEAKAAKEAAAPKAEPKADAPKVERKAKAEPKTEEKAEAKAEAPAEEK from the coding sequence ATGGCTTATGTTACTATGAAGCAGATGCTGGAGACCGGCGTCCACTTCGGCCACCAGACCCGCCGTTGGAACCCCAAAATGCGCCCCTACATCTTCGGCGCTCGTAACGGCATCCACATCATGGACCTTCAGCAGACTGTCAAAATGTTTGCTACCGCTCACGATTTCATCGTCAACACTGTTGCCAAGGGCGGCAAAGTGCTGTTCATCGGCACCAAGCGTCAGGCTCAGGAATCCATGAAATCGGAAGCCGAGCGCGCCGGTATGTTCTTCGTCACCCATCGCTGGATGGGCGGCACCCTGACCAACTTCCAGACCATCAAGAAATCCATCGACCGCCTCAAGCACCTTGAGCAGATGTTCGAAGACGGTTCCATTTCCCGCTACACCAAGAAGGAAGCAGTGGGCATGAACCGCGAGGTCAAGAAGTTGAATCTGGCTCTGGGCGGCATCAAGGACCTGAACGAAGCGCCCCGCGCAGCGTTCGTCGTCGATCCCAAGCGTGAGCAGATCGCCATCCAGGAATGCCGCAAACTCGGTATCCCGGTTGTCGCTGTCGTTGACTCCAACTGCGATCCCGACATGGTTGACTACATCATTCCGGGCAACGATGACGCCATCCGCGCCATCAAGCTGTTCGCCACTCACATGGCCGATGCCTGCCTCGAAGGCGCTGCCATGCAGAAAGACTACGCTGCCAAAGCCGAAGCTGAAGCCAAAGCCGCCAAGGAAGCCGCCGCTCCCAAGGCCGAGCCCAAGGCTGATGCTCCCAAGGTAGAAAGAAAGGCCAAAGCTGAGCCCAAAACCGAAGAGAAGGCTGAAGCAAAAGCTGAGGCCCCTGCTGAGGAGAAATAA
- the frr gene encoding ribosome recycling factor codes for METVLDDGKKRMAGAITSLEKEFSKLRTGRATTSLVDGIIVDYYGTPTPINQLASVSVPDSKTITIQPWDKGAFGGVEKAIMASDLGLNPVNDGKIIRIAIPPLTEERRKDLVKIAKKYTEDAKIAIRNVRRDMNDALKKMEKDKDISEDDRKHGETEVQKLTDDYVKASDTSLAEKEKEILAI; via the coding sequence ATGGAAACCGTACTTGATGATGGAAAAAAACGGATGGCAGGTGCCATCACCTCTCTTGAAAAAGAATTTTCCAAACTGCGCACGGGCCGCGCCACAACCAGCCTGGTCGATGGGATCATCGTAGACTACTACGGCACTCCCACGCCTATCAATCAGCTCGCCTCTGTGTCTGTTCCCGACTCCAAGACCATCACCATACAACCTTGGGACAAGGGCGCATTCGGTGGGGTTGAAAAAGCTATCATGGCTTCCGATCTCGGACTGAATCCAGTCAACGACGGCAAGATCATCCGCATCGCCATTCCTCCTTTGACCGAGGAGCGACGCAAGGATCTGGTCAAGATTGCCAAGAAGTACACGGAAGATGCCAAGATCGCCATCCGGAACGTGCGCCGCGATATGAACGACGCCCTCAAGAAGATGGAAAAGGACAAGGACATCTCCGAAGATGACAGAAAGCACGGAGAGACCGAGGTCCAGAAACTGACCGATGACTACGTCAAGGCATCTGATACCTCCCTGGCTGAAAAAGAAAAGGAAATCCTCGCAATCTAG
- a CDS encoding SPL family radical SAM protein — MTKRLPRHLRKIGHVFVDETMQDSPMANRVREKLSGTTQADIPWTVVPSEQDRVEFDEGDTQALYLKEYKGKFLRFCPGTRAYHCCGYRIIHIGENCPMACSYCILQAYFQDRVLKIWANQNDLFTELGNSFGADRKTRYRVGTGEFTDSLALEHLTGYSHNLIEFLEQYDNVVLELKSKVVDLTWMDATSRTDRILPAWSLNAPFINEHEEFDVSSLKERLEAARTCAEAGFKVCLHFDPVIHYPGWKEGYGAIIDMIFDYVKPENIAYMSIGSFRCMPQLNPIIADNFPDTTYIYNEFVPGLDGKARLLRPLRVEQFTFMVDRLRKHGMDKQLYFCMESTEVWNEVFGYAPMDFGGLGKRLMAQAFGE; from the coding sequence ATGACTAAACGGCTCCCCCGCCACCTTCGCAAGATCGGCCACGTATTCGTGGATGAAACCATGCAGGATTCCCCCATGGCCAACCGGGTCCGTGAGAAACTCTCCGGCACCACACAGGCTGACATTCCATGGACAGTCGTCCCTTCGGAACAGGACCGCGTGGAGTTTGACGAAGGCGATACACAGGCCTTGTACCTCAAGGAATACAAAGGGAAGTTCCTCCGTTTCTGCCCGGGCACTCGCGCCTATCACTGTTGCGGTTACCGCATTATTCATATTGGCGAGAACTGCCCCATGGCGTGCTCCTATTGCATCTTGCAGGCGTATTTTCAGGATCGGGTTTTGAAAATATGGGCCAATCAAAACGACCTGTTCACCGAGCTGGGCAACTCATTTGGTGCGGACAGAAAGACGCGGTATCGCGTGGGAACAGGCGAGTTCACGGATTCACTGGCACTGGAACATCTCACAGGATACAGCCATAATCTTATTGAATTTCTTGAACAATACGACAATGTCGTCCTTGAATTGAAATCCAAGGTCGTGGACTTGACCTGGATGGATGCCACGTCACGCACGGACCGCATCCTGCCCGCATGGTCGCTCAATGCCCCCTTTATCAATGAGCATGAAGAATTCGACGTTTCCTCCTTGAAAGAACGCCTCGAAGCCGCCAGGACCTGTGCCGAAGCCGGCTTCAAAGTCTGCCTGCACTTCGATCCCGTCATCCATTACCCTGGCTGGAAGGAAGGCTATGGTGCGATCATCGACATGATCTTCGACTATGTGAAGCCCGAAAACATCGCGTACATGTCCATCGGTTCCTTCCGCTGTATGCCGCAGTTGAACCCCATCATCGCGGACAACTTCCCTGACACTACGTACATATATAATGAATTTGTACCCGGCCTGGATGGCAAGGCCCGTCTCTTGCGCCCTCTGCGCGTGGAACAATTCACCTTCATGGTCGATCGTCTGCGCAAACACGGCATGGACAAACAGCTCTACTTCTGCATGGAATCCACCGAAGTCTGGAACGAGGTCTTCGGCTATGCCCCCATGGATTTCGGCGGACTGGGAAAACGACTCATGGCGCAGGCATTCGGCGAGTAG
- the tsf gene encoding translation elongation factor Ts: MAITAAQVKTLREKTGAGMMDCKKALVESGGDEEKAVMYLREKGLSKAAKKAGRATSEGLVTPYISEDGKTAVISELLCETDFVAKGDDFTGFAATLSEKIAGLDVTTGNADDLPAEVADVTDLIAKLGENMGVGRFAKITTDGVLGIYVHSNNKLAAIVELTGTDDDNIAKDVAMHVAAMNPACKTSDELPAETLEKEKALYLKQAMDEGKPENIAEKIVTGRLNKFYKEVCLVEQAFIKDDKQTIKQILGGAEVASFQRLALGEKAE, encoded by the coding sequence ATGGCTATCACTGCTGCACAAGTTAAGACGCTGCGCGAAAAGACCGGCGCAGGCATGATGGATTGCAAGAAAGCCCTGGTTGAATCCGGCGGAGACGAAGAAAAAGCCGTCATGTACCTTCGTGAGAAGGGCCTGTCCAAGGCTGCCAAGAAAGCTGGCCGCGCCACCTCCGAGGGCCTGGTCACTCCTTACATCTCCGAAGATGGCAAGACCGCTGTCATTTCCGAGCTGCTCTGTGAAACCGACTTTGTTGCCAAAGGCGACGACTTCACCGGTTTTGCCGCAACACTGTCCGAGAAGATCGCCGGCCTGGACGTCACCACCGGTAACGCAGACGACCTGCCTGCCGAAGTTGCCGACGTCACCGACCTCATCGCCAAGCTGGGCGAGAACATGGGTGTTGGCCGTTTTGCCAAAATCACTACCGATGGCGTGCTCGGCATTTACGTGCACTCCAACAACAAGCTCGCCGCCATCGTCGAGCTGACCGGTACTGATGACGACAACATTGCCAAGGACGTTGCCATGCATGTCGCAGCCATGAACCCCGCCTGCAAAACTTCCGACGAGCTCCCTGCCGAGACTCTGGAGAAGGAAAAGGCCCTGTACCTCAAGCAGGCCATGGACGAAGGCAAGCCCGAAAATATCGCTGAAAAGATCGTTACCGGTCGCCTGAACAAGTTCTACAAAGAAGTCTGTCTCGTTGAGCAGGCCTTCATCAAGGACGACAAGCAGACCATCAAGCAGATCCTGGGCGGAGCCGAAGTGGCCAGCTTCCAGCGTCTCGCTCTCGGTGAAAAAGCCGAATAG
- a CDS encoding hydantoinase B/oxoprolinase family protein translates to MQISPILLEVFKNRFSSIAEEMGVTLTQTAFSPNIKERQDLSCAVFDEHGDMIAQAAHIPVHLGSMPLSVKSAMETVGKTEGFAPGDMVMLNDPFKGGTHLPDITIVAPVFAKGMDTPAFYVANRAHHADVGGMASGSMPLSSSLFQEGLIIPPVKIIKQGTTDAGLMRLVLNNVRTPSEREGDFSAQFMANVTGVRRMTECIEKYGLETCQAYAGALMDYSERITRLGIAAVPDGTYTFRDFLDGDGMGTTDIAIHLSMTINGDTAQLDFSDSDDQVQGSVNGVRAITLSAVLYVFRSLAERDIPANAGCMRPIEVVTRPGSIVDARFPAAVAGGNVETSQRLVDVILGALAQAMPDAMPAASQGTMNNLTIGGEWRGAPFAYYETLAGGMGGSRDADGESAVHSHMTNTLNTPVEALEYAYPFRVHTYAVRRGTGGDGFHAGGDGMIRDIELLTDCEITVLSERRKRGPFGIAGGESGQPGRNVLTHNGVEEILPGKFHRTAQQGDHIRLETPGGGGFGKPNGTE, encoded by the coding sequence ATGCAGATCAGCCCCATCCTCCTCGAAGTCTTCAAGAACCGATTTTCGTCCATTGCCGAAGAGATGGGGGTGACCCTGACCCAGACCGCTTTTTCTCCCAATATCAAGGAACGTCAGGATCTGAGCTGTGCCGTTTTTGATGAGCACGGCGACATGATTGCCCAGGCCGCGCATATCCCGGTGCATCTCGGCTCCATGCCGCTGTCCGTCAAATCCGCCATGGAGACCGTGGGCAAAACGGAAGGCTTTGCTCCGGGTGACATGGTCATGCTCAACGACCCGTTCAAGGGAGGCACTCACCTCCCGGACATCACCATAGTGGCGCCGGTCTTTGCCAAAGGCATGGACACGCCTGCTTTCTACGTGGCCAACCGCGCCCACCATGCGGACGTTGGCGGTATGGCCTCCGGCTCCATGCCCCTCTCTTCCTCGCTTTTTCAGGAAGGACTGATCATCCCGCCCGTCAAGATCATCAAGCAGGGCACCACAGACGCCGGACTCATGCGTCTGGTCCTCAACAACGTCCGCACTCCATCCGAGCGTGAAGGGGATTTTTCCGCCCAGTTCATGGCCAATGTCACAGGTGTGCGTCGCATGACCGAATGTATTGAAAAATATGGTCTTGAAACCTGCCAGGCCTATGCCGGTGCGCTCATGGACTACTCGGAACGCATCACCCGTCTTGGTATCGCTGCCGTGCCAGACGGCACCTATACATTCAGGGACTTTCTCGACGGTGACGGCATGGGCACCACAGACATCGCCATCCATCTTTCCATGACCATCAACGGCGACACCGCCCAACTGGATTTCAGCGACAGCGACGATCAGGTTCAGGGCAGCGTCAACGGAGTTCGTGCCATTACGCTGTCCGCCGTGCTATACGTCTTCCGTTCGCTGGCAGAGCGGGATATTCCGGCCAACGCCGGATGCATGCGCCCCATCGAAGTTGTGACAAGACCCGGCTCCATCGTGGACGCCCGGTTCCCTGCTGCCGTGGCAGGGGGCAACGTGGAGACCTCACAGCGGCTGGTGGACGTGATTCTCGGCGCTTTGGCCCAGGCCATGCCGGATGCCATGCCCGCGGCCAGCCAGGGGACCATGAACAACCTGACAATCGGCGGAGAATGGCGGGGAGCGCCCTTTGCCTACTACGAGACTCTGGCTGGTGGTATGGGCGGTTCTCGGGACGCTGACGGCGAATCAGCCGTACACTCACACATGACCAACACCCTCAACACCCCTGTTGAAGCACTGGAATACGCCTACCCTTTCCGGGTGCACACCTATGCTGTCAGACGAGGCACTGGCGGAGACGGCTTCCATGCCGGAGGTGACGGCATGATCAGAGATATCGAACTGCTGACTGACTGCGAAATAACCGTCCTCTCGGAAAGACGAAAGCGCGGTCCGTTCGGCATTGCCGGAGGCGAATCTGGTCAGCCTGGCCGAAACGTCCTCACCCATAACGGGGTCGAGGAAATACTGCCGGGGAAATTTCATCGAACCGCGCAACAAGGCGATCACATCCGACTGGAAACTCCAGGTGGTGGCGGGTTCGGTAAACCAAACGGCACGGAATAG
- the pyrH gene encoding UMP kinase, giving the protein MDNAQYSRILLKLSGEALAGEQQFGINPTAIGQFAKEIAEVAATGLQLALVIGGGNIFRGMAASAKGMDRAQGDYMGMLATVMNALAVQDALEKNGCDTRVMTALQMADVAEPYIRRRALRHMDKGRVVICAAGTGNPYFTTDSAAALRALELKCDAIFKATKVDGVYDKDPNIHDDAVKYETVSYMETLEKRLGVMDSTAISMARDNNLPIIVFNLYKDGNIRRAANGENIGTTVQGE; this is encoded by the coding sequence ATGGATAACGCGCAGTACTCGCGAATTCTACTCAAACTCAGCGGCGAAGCCCTCGCCGGAGAACAACAGTTTGGCATCAACCCGACAGCTATCGGCCAATTTGCCAAGGAAATCGCTGAAGTTGCCGCAACAGGCCTCCAATTGGCTCTCGTCATCGGCGGAGGCAACATCTTCCGCGGCATGGCTGCCAGCGCCAAAGGCATGGATCGCGCACAGGGCGACTACATGGGAATGCTGGCCACTGTCATGAACGCCCTCGCCGTTCAGGACGCACTGGAAAAAAACGGCTGTGACACCCGTGTCATGACCGCACTGCAAATGGCTGATGTGGCCGAACCGTATATCCGTCGCCGTGCGCTGCGTCATATGGACAAAGGGCGCGTGGTCATCTGTGCCGCCGGTACAGGCAACCCCTACTTCACCACCGATTCCGCAGCGGCTTTGCGTGCACTGGAACTCAAGTGCGACGCCATTTTCAAAGCCACAAAAGTCGACGGCGTGTATGACAAAGACCCCAACATCCATGATGATGCAGTCAAATACGAAACCGTGTCATACATGGAAACCCTGGAAAAAAGACTCGGCGTCATGGACTCCACAGCCATTTCCATGGCTCGGGACAACAACCTGCCGATCATCGTCTTCAACCTGTACAAGGATGGCAATATCCGCAGGGCTGCCAACGGCGAAAACATAGGAACGACTGTCCAAGGAGAATAA
- a CDS encoding isoprenyl transferase has product MIKKNIPDHIAIIMDGNGRWAKQRGLKRTEGHRAGTETARAVVTRCRELGVKHLTLYTFSKENWSRPKSEVKTLFELLTQFLTREEKSLKQEGVRLNILGDLEGLPTAVRQVIKHVMRQTRDCTDMVLNLALNYSGRDEILRATRSLIAKGIAPDQVTEEAFAEELWSAGQPDPDLIIRTSGELRLSNYLLFQCAYSEFYFTDIMWPDFSPTELEKAIDELNDRERRFGKTAEQIDDQ; this is encoded by the coding sequence TTGATTAAAAAAAATATTCCCGACCATATAGCCATCATCATGGATGGCAATGGCAGGTGGGCCAAACAGCGCGGGCTGAAACGGACAGAAGGTCACAGGGCCGGAACCGAAACAGCCCGCGCCGTGGTCACACGGTGCCGTGAGTTGGGGGTTAAGCACCTCACGCTCTATACCTTTTCCAAGGAAAACTGGTCACGTCCGAAGAGTGAGGTCAAGACCCTCTTCGAACTGCTAACCCAGTTCCTCACAAGAGAAGAAAAAAGCCTCAAGCAGGAAGGTGTCCGCCTGAATATTCTGGGCGATCTTGAGGGGCTGCCCACGGCGGTTCGCCAAGTCATCAAACATGTCATGCGCCAGACCAGAGACTGTACGGACATGGTGCTCAATCTGGCACTCAACTACTCGGGACGGGATGAGATCCTGCGCGCGACCAGATCCTTGATCGCCAAGGGAATCGCCCCGGACCAAGTCACAGAAGAAGCCTTTGCCGAAGAACTCTGGAGCGCAGGTCAGCCGGACCCGGACCTGATCATCCGCACCAGCGGTGAACTGCGGCTGTCCAACTACCTGCTCTTTCAATGCGCTTACTCCGAGTTTTATTTCACGGACATCATGTGGCCGGACTTCTCGCCCACCGAGTTGGAAAAGGCCATTGACGAACTGAACGACAGAGAACGCCGTTTCGGCAAAACCGCTGAACAGATCGATGATCAGTAA
- the dxr gene encoding 1-deoxy-D-xylulose-5-phosphate reductoisomerase, with protein MKTYISSWPGTSDLPDFPRSISILGATGSIGDSALKVIRKHPDLFIVTALAGGRNGAKLAELCNEFRPTHACVLDEQTRQIFVDNLATGYSPTILIGPAGYEELATLTEVDCVLSSIVGAAGFGPTLAAAKAGKMIGLANKESLVLGGHIIREACSASGAIILPVDSEHNALFQGLAGHGKDEDLKRLILTASGGPFRGKDKRFLANVTRDQALAHPNWDMGAKISIDSATLMNKGLELIEACHLYGLPPEQVDVVVHPQSIIHSLVEYVDGSQLAHLGHPDMQVPIAHCLCFPDRVQVDVPQLNLAQVGNLTFEEADLQAFPCLRLAQEAYAAGPSHPIVLNAINEVAVAAFLNETIRFLDIPDMIEAGLDRHTSVDVSTPEAVLALDREVREQTRAAL; from the coding sequence GTGAAAACATATATTTCTTCCTGGCCCGGAACTTCCGACCTACCGGACTTTCCGCGCTCCATCAGCATCCTCGGTGCCACAGGGTCCATCGGTGACAGCGCCCTCAAGGTCATCCGAAAACACCCTGACCTGTTTATTGTCACGGCACTGGCCGGAGGACGCAACGGCGCCAAACTGGCCGAGTTGTGCAATGAGTTTCGCCCGACACATGCCTGCGTCCTTGACGAACAGACCAGACAGATTTTTGTCGACAACCTCGCCACAGGCTATTCACCCACAATTCTCATCGGCCCCGCAGGATATGAAGAACTCGCAACCCTGACAGAAGTGGATTGCGTCCTCTCCTCCATTGTCGGCGCAGCGGGATTCGGCCCCACACTGGCCGCCGCAAAAGCGGGCAAGATGATCGGTCTGGCCAACAAGGAATCGCTGGTTCTGGGCGGCCACATCATTCGGGAGGCCTGCTCCGCCTCAGGCGCGATCATCCTGCCGGTGGACTCCGAGCACAACGCTTTGTTCCAGGGCCTTGCCGGACACGGCAAGGACGAAGACCTCAAACGCCTCATCCTGACAGCATCAGGCGGCCCTTTCAGAGGCAAGGACAAACGGTTCCTCGCAAACGTCACCCGCGACCAGGCGCTGGCTCACCCCAACTGGGATATGGGCGCAAAAATTTCCATCGATTCCGCCACGCTCATGAACAAGGGCCTCGAACTCATCGAGGCCTGTCATCTCTACGGACTGCCGCCGGAGCAGGTGGACGTGGTGGTCCACCCCCAATCCATCATCCATTCGCTGGTTGAGTATGTTGACGGTTCGCAACTGGCCCATCTCGGCCACCCCGACATGCAGGTGCCCATCGCGCACTGCCTGTGCTTTCCTGATCGCGTGCAGGTAGACGTACCGCAGCTCAACCTCGCTCAGGTGGGCAATCTGACTTTTGAGGAAGCGGACCTGCAGGCCTTCCCGTGCCTTCGTCTGGCTCAGGAAGCCTATGCTGCCGGACCAAGCCATCCCATCGTGCTCAATGCCATCAATGAAGTCGCTGTGGCCGCGTTCCTCAATGAAACCATTCGATTCCTGGATATCCCGGACATGATTGAGGCCGGACTTGACCGACATACCAGTGTGGACGTATCCACGCCTGAGGCCGTGCTGGCGCTGGACCGGGAAGTACGGGAACAGACGCGCGCCGCCCTCTAG
- the tsaB gene encoding tRNA (adenosine(37)-N6)-threonylcarbamoyltransferase complex dimerization subunit type 1 TsaB, whose amino-acid sequence MSAVSCHKPDRLVLALCGSEERLQIVLGEPGPNGYSVLAARQWHAPRQSLKVLVPGIKAALDGFGVTTDALAKIACVRGPGSFTGLRVVLAAAQGIAAGHDLPLAGVDYLPLLASGPASLVTGPLHVLTYARRGLVYSQSFEAPTLVETAPLMSFTLKDAAARMAELGNTATLMGSGLRKNPDFFAELAAANTGYTLLDAQWDTPSPDTLLAAGIQAVASADSMDPVYVRPTDAEDNLPQIAKKRGLDPEAAKKRLDKLRNQ is encoded by the coding sequence ATGTCCGCCGTCTCCTGCCATAAACCGGACCGCCTCGTCCTGGCCCTGTGCGGGTCCGAGGAGCGGTTGCAGATAGTTCTGGGTGAACCCGGACCGAACGGCTACAGCGTGCTCGCGGCCCGTCAATGGCACGCGCCACGCCAGTCGCTCAAGGTTCTCGTTCCCGGCATCAAGGCCGCGCTGGACGGATTCGGTGTGACCACTGATGCGCTGGCAAAAATAGCCTGTGTCCGCGGCCCCGGCAGCTTTACCGGCCTCCGAGTGGTTCTGGCCGCCGCGCAGGGCATTGCCGCGGGCCACGACCTGCCTCTGGCGGGGGTGGACTACCTCCCTCTACTTGCCAGCGGACCGGCGTCGCTCGTGACTGGCCCCCTGCATGTTCTGACCTATGCACGGCGCGGCCTGGTCTATTCCCAATCCTTTGAGGCGCCCACCTTGGTCGAAACCGCCCCTCTTATGTCATTCACATTGAAGGACGCTGCCGCTCGCATGGCCGAGCTTGGCAATACCGCCACCCTTATGGGATCGGGCCTGCGCAAGAACCCTGATTTCTTCGCGGAACTGGCCGCCGCCAACACCGGATACACCTTGCTGGATGCCCAGTGGGACACCCCCTCACCAGACACCCTGCTCGCAGCAGGTATTCAGGCAGTTGCTTCCGCCGACTCAATGGACCCTGTCTACGTCCGTCCCACGGATGCCGAAGACAACCTCCCCCAGATAGCGAAAAAACGCGGCCTGGACCCGGAGGCAGCTAAAAAACGGCTGGATAAACTGAGGAACCAATAA